The Pseudomonas asiatica genome has a segment encoding these proteins:
- a CDS encoding LysR substrate-binding domain-containing protein yields the protein MSISVKSNRALFDLDLLRAIVVVADCGSFTTAAARLHSTQSTISQKVRRLEDMVGHRLLVRGNRDVLPTDAGQTLLGYARHMLALNDQMLEALAGAMVGMTVRLGVPEDFVGGRTTNALSAFSRLHPQVKLEVTSGLCRDLSQAYDNGELDLVLLKQRRNSREGVACWPERLQWIDSARTPAFELDPIPLVTFPPRGLYRDDMITAIEGMGRRWRISFTSSSLSGIQAAVADGMGISLLPPRAATGEHRVLGAGQGLPEVDSYEIVIVHRPTADVMVKALAEVMTQLLAGGGI from the coding sequence ATGTCCATCAGCGTGAAATCGAATAGGGCCCTGTTCGACCTCGACCTGTTGCGTGCCATTGTCGTGGTGGCCGATTGCGGCAGCTTCACCACGGCTGCTGCGCGGCTGCACTCCACCCAATCGACCATCAGCCAGAAGGTGCGCCGCCTGGAGGATATGGTTGGCCACCGTCTGCTGGTGCGTGGCAATCGCGACGTGCTGCCGACCGACGCCGGGCAGACCCTGCTCGGCTATGCCCGGCACATGCTGGCCCTCAACGACCAGATGCTCGAAGCCTTGGCCGGGGCGATGGTTGGCATGACCGTGCGCCTTGGCGTGCCCGAGGACTTCGTGGGCGGGCGTACCACCAATGCATTGTCGGCCTTCAGCCGGCTGCACCCGCAGGTGAAGCTGGAAGTGACCAGCGGCCTGTGCCGCGACCTCAGCCAGGCCTACGACAACGGTGAGCTCGACCTGGTGTTGCTCAAGCAGCGGCGCAACAGCCGCGAAGGCGTGGCCTGCTGGCCCGAACGCCTGCAGTGGATCGACAGCGCGCGCACGCCCGCCTTCGAGCTGGACCCGATCCCGCTGGTGACCTTCCCGCCCCGTGGCCTGTACCGCGACGACATGATCACCGCCATCGAAGGCATGGGCCGGCGTTGGCGCATCAGCTTCACCAGCTCCAGCCTCAGCGGTATCCAGGCAGCGGTCGCCGATGGCATGGGTATCAGCCTGCTGCCGCCACGGGCGGCCACTGGCGAGCACCGGGTGCTGGGGGCAGGGCAAGGGTTGCCGGAAGTCGACAGCTACGAAATCGTCATCGTCCACCGGCCGACGGCGGATGTGATGGTCAAGGCGTTGGCCGAGGTGATGACGCAATTGCTTGCGGGTGGCGGGATCTGA
- the ggt gene encoding gamma-glutamyltransferase, whose translation MTFSTPLMGALCLVAASGWACADQVLPAPPELASGYRTGLQPVHASRHMAAAANPLASEAGRAMLRAGGSAIDAAIAMQMVLTLVEPQSSGIGGGGVILYWDGQRVQAFDGREAAPAAVTENLFLQADGSPMPFRAAQIGGRSVGVPGVLRALKLAHEQHGKLPWRDLFAPAIALARNGFTVSERLHTLVAGDPFIARSPAMAHYFLDEQGKPLAVGATLRNPELAQTFEQIAAHGPEVFYSGEIAEAIVAKVRSHANAGYLSLQDMQHYRAKMREPLCGPYKAWRICGMPPPSSGGVTVLQTLGILEALQRASPKRDLAAMRPLRTSSVAGLEAPPLAVHLVAEAERLAYADRAQYLADSDYVPVPLKALTDSAYLASRAAQVGEYSMKRARPGQPQGADLALAPDRSPLRISTSHLSAVDDRGQALAMTTSVEAAFGSHLMVKGFLLNNHLTDFSFIPREQGKPVANRVQPGKRPLSAMAPTLVFSQASGELVASLGSPGGSQIIGYVNKALIGLLDWQLDPQQAAGLPNFGSRNAGTEVEAGLASPALIRQLAAWGHEVTPMTMTSGMQIIQRSGEGWSGGADPRREGVAVGD comes from the coding sequence ATGACATTCTCCACCCCCCTGATGGGCGCCTTGTGCCTGGTAGCTGCCAGTGGCTGGGCCTGTGCCGACCAGGTGCTGCCCGCACCACCGGAACTGGCCTCCGGCTACCGCACCGGCCTGCAGCCGGTGCATGCCAGCCGGCACATGGCTGCAGCTGCCAACCCGCTGGCCAGCGAGGCGGGGCGGGCGATGCTGCGTGCCGGTGGCAGCGCCATCGACGCGGCCATCGCCATGCAGATGGTGCTGACCCTGGTCGAACCGCAATCCAGCGGCATTGGCGGTGGGGGGGTCATCCTCTACTGGGATGGGCAGCGCGTACAGGCGTTCGATGGCCGCGAGGCAGCCCCGGCGGCGGTGACGGAAAACCTGTTCCTGCAAGCCGATGGTTCACCGATGCCATTCAGGGCGGCGCAGATCGGCGGGCGTTCGGTGGGCGTACCGGGGGTTCTGCGTGCCCTGAAGCTGGCCCATGAGCAGCACGGCAAGCTGCCCTGGCGCGACCTGTTCGCCCCGGCCATTGCGCTGGCACGTAACGGTTTTACGGTTTCCGAACGCCTTCACACGCTGGTGGCGGGCGACCCGTTCATTGCCCGTTCACCCGCCATGGCCCATTACTTCCTGGATGAGCAGGGCAAGCCGCTGGCGGTGGGGGCTACCTTGCGCAACCCCGAGCTTGCGCAAACCTTCGAGCAGATTGCCGCGCACGGCCCCGAAGTGTTCTACAGCGGCGAGATCGCCGAAGCCATCGTCGCCAAGGTGCGCAGCCATGCCAATGCCGGCTACCTGTCGTTGCAGGATATGCAGCATTACCGGGCCAAGATGCGCGAGCCGCTGTGCGGCCCCTACAAGGCCTGGCGCATCTGTGGCATGCCGCCGCCGTCGTCGGGCGGGGTGACGGTGCTGCAGACCCTGGGCATCTTGGAGGCACTGCAACGGGCTTCGCCAAAGCGCGACCTTGCCGCCATGCGGCCGCTGCGCACTTCGTCGGTTGCCGGGTTGGAAGCCCCGCCGCTGGCCGTGCACCTGGTTGCCGAGGCCGAGCGCCTGGCCTATGCCGACCGCGCCCAGTACCTGGCCGACAGCGATTACGTGCCGGTGCCGCTCAAGGCCCTGACCGACTCCGCATACCTGGCCAGCCGCGCTGCGCAGGTCGGCGAGTACAGCATGAAACGCGCCCGCCCGGGCCAGCCGCAGGGAGCCGATCTGGCCCTGGCGCCAGACCGCTCGCCGCTGCGCATATCCACCTCGCACCTCAGCGCGGTGGACGACCGCGGCCAGGCCCTGGCCATGACCACTTCGGTGGAAGCGGCGTTCGGCTCGCACCTGATGGTCAAGGGCTTTTTGCTCAACAACCACCTGACCGACTTCTCGTTCATCCCCCGGGAACAAGGCAAGCCTGTGGCCAACCGGGTGCAACCGGGCAAACGGCCGCTGTCGGCCATGGCGCCGACCCTGGTGTTCTCGCAAGCTTCCGGCGAGCTGGTGGCCAGCCTGGGTTCGCCCGGTGGCTCGCAGATCATCGGCTACGTGAACAAGGCGCTGATCGGCCTGCTGGATTGGCAGCTCGACCCGCAGCAGGCCGCCGGCCTGCCCAACTTCGGCAGCCGCAATGCCGGCACCGAAGTAGAGGCGGGGTTGGCCAGCCCGGCACTGATCCGCCAGTTGGCAGCCTGGGGGCATGAGGTGACGCCGATGACCATGACCAGTGGCATGCAGATCATCCAGCGCAGTGGCGAGGGTTGGTCGGGCGGTGCCGACCCGCGGCGCGAAGGCGTGGCAGTCGGCGACTAG